The Strigops habroptila isolate Jane chromosome 20, bStrHab1.2.pri, whole genome shotgun sequence genome segment GTCGTCGAGGGTGGGGTCCGGCCGccggtgcggtgcggtgcggtgcggtgcggtgcggtgcggtgcggtgccatgcaatgcaatgcaatgcaatgcaatgcaatgcaatgcaataGGTGCGCTGCGGTGCCGTGCAAGGGGTGCGCAGGCCAGCGCGGAGCTGGGGGCAGGCGATGCAGCGATGGGAAGCAGCGCGGGGATGGGGCTGTGCAGTGcgctgcagtgctgggggggaCGCGATGCAGTGCTGGGAGGGGATGCggtgcagtgctgggatggggTTGCGTGGTGCAGCGCAGGGGCGAGGCTGCGCAGTGCAACGCTGGGCTGTGCAGTGAGCGCAGTGCGCTGTGGGACCGAGCGGCCGTGGGCTGTGCAGTGCGATGCAGCGCAGGGCCTGGGTGATGCTCGACCTCTCTTCCCAAAGGGCTTTTCTATCCAGCGGAGCAGCAGTAACCGGTGCTATGAGCACTAGACCGCCTGGGCCCACCCCGGGCACGGCCCCGTGCCCCTGCCACACACCCCACCGCGGCCTCCAGCGCCCCAAAGGGACCCACAGCCGGGTGGGACGCACCCCAGGTCCCCCGCCCAGAATCCCCcaaagagcaggcaggagccgTGAATCCAAGTCATTTAATGTGGCCCTGGGCACCCGCAGCACCCCAGGGGGGCACGGTGCTGTGCAGGCACATCCAAGcatccagcagcatcccagcgGGTGGCAGCATCCCGGGTCCCTCAGGAGCACTTGAGGATGAAGAGGTTGCAGGCGGTGCCGCGGGGGCAGCTGCAGAGCTTCCCGATCCGGGCCCCCTTCCGCACCGCGCACGGCTCCCCGGGCTCGCACTGCGGGCGGCACCGTCAGCCCCGCGGCTGGACCCGCCACCGGCACCCAAAGGGTCCAGCCCCTGGGTTCAATCCCCAccgccccccggcccggccATACCGAGGGCACCCAGCTCAGTCTCTTCTCCAGTGCcggcagctccctgctccccagcttccccagcacctcctgcagcGCCTCGACCTGCCGCACACAGCACAGAGTCACCCCAGGTCCCTTGGGATGCGCAGGGGCTCCAGACCCGTCTCACCCTGAGTTTCCAGATGCCGGATCCTCTCccacccaccagcagcaccatccCCTCAGGGTGCACCCTGGGGTGCCGGCTCCGGACACCCTGTTCCTGGCTCAGGTCCATCCCCGCTGGAGGGATCAGGGGGTTTGGGTCGCTGGGATGGGTCCCACCACCCAGATGCAGCCTCACGACCCCTCCCTGGCACCCACCACCCCGCACAGCATCTCCTCTCATCACACCCGAGCCAGAGCAACTCATGCTGCAGGATGTCCCCGGGGGAGTCACTGTGAGGAACCTCCCGAGCACCCAGTGGTGGAAAACCAGTGGCAGGGTCTcagcctccccctccccagtgcCCTGGGACACCCCAGCACGGCCAGAACCAGCCTCCAAACcggggcagcaggagcaggagcaccTCAAGGTGCCCCAGAGCCATGCAGGGGGCCTGGGGTCCCCGTCCCTGGCAGACAATGCTCCCCCTGCCCCTTACCAGCTCCGTCTCCTCCTGGTGCTGCCCGGGCAGGCTCTCAGctggccccagccccagcactggctCCACAGTGCCCAGCAGGATGAGGCCGGGTCCAACCAGGCAGAGCATGTAGAGCCAAGCGCTTCCCATCCTCCCGGTGCTGGATGTCTCCCTGGATGCTCATGGATGCACCCGGCTCAAAGGGCTTTATACCCCCTCCCGCAGcacccaccccacagcccccgGCGTGGGCAAACACCCACTGACGCAGGTGGGAAGCAGGCACCCAgcgggggggtgtgtgtgtcccccagACCGTGACGCTGTCATCAAGGGAATGGGGGGGACACATCGCCGGGAGCTGCATCCCCTGGGACACACGAGGCCCGAGCCAGCGGCCAGGACCGACGTCAGTGCCGCGTCCATGCGGAGCAGCCCGAGAGCCGGCGGGCACAGAGGAGCCCCCCAAGGCtgaccccccccagccccgagTCCGCTGCTAATTCCCTGAGCAAACACGGCTGCAGCGGCTCATTCCAAGCGCCGGTGTTGGCACAGCGCAGGGTCCCCCGGGGCTGGCGCAGACAGGCCGGCACATGGTGACACAGACGGCGTCGTGCCACAGGAGGGAACAGAaggggtgctgcagcccccggGCCAGGGCTCTGATGCAGGGGAAGGCGGCCCCCCCGTCCCtgtgaggggagagcagaggatgctgctcctccagcacgGAGCGGGGCGCGGATCCAGCTGGATCACAGGTGGGGAAGGAGCAATGGGGTATCCCAGGCCCCCCTTCCCCATATCCCACAGCTACAAGTCCTCCAGCATCCCCACGGGGTGCCACAGCCCCTCATGGGCTTCCTTCGTGTCCCTCAGCATCCCTGCGGGGTCCCTTCAGCTCCCCATGGCCCTTCTCGGCCATGACCCCGCACGACCCCACGCCCCGCCCACAACCACACTGACCACGCCCACCTGTCAGCGCAGTGCCCTCTGGGTAATGTAGTCCCCGCCGCCTCTGCCGCCCCCTCCTGGTTCCGCGGGGCGGGAGCGCGGCCGCCACCGGTGCAGCGGGACGCGGGAGTGcggggcagggacaccttccgctggagcaggttgctccaagcccctgtgtccaacctggccttgaacactgccagggatggggcagccacagcttctctgggcaccctgtgccagcgcctcagcaccctcacagggaagagcttctgcctcagagctcatctcaatctcccctctggcaggttaaagccattccccttggcctgtccctacaggcccttgtccaaagcccctctccaggtttcctgtagcccctttaggcactggagctgctctaaggtctccccttcaggagccttctcttctccaggctgccccagcccagctctctcagcctggctccagagcagagctgctccagccctcgcagcagctccggggcctcctctggactcgctccagcagctccatgtccctcttggGGACACAGGActgaaggggggggggtgtctcccCAGAGCATTTCCCTCCCTTACTCCCCAAAACTGTTTCCAGGTGAAGCTGAGTGAACGGAtcatctctttcctttgctgCCCTACAAGGACTCTAGAAACAAGAGAGGAGCAGCCGAAACCGAGTTTATTGTTATTGCAAAATGGAATGTTTCAACTACCAGAAACCTGAGGGGATGTTTGACCAAGAACAcgtttattacaaaaaaaagagagaataaaaccaaactgacGCAGAGTTGACATTTGGCTACGAGGCggcagcagcctcctgctgtCCTTCCAAAGTCAAGGGGCATAAAAGTCACCACTTGTTGTCATCtggcattaaagaaaaatagaggtTGAGCTCTGTAGGGGGAGACGGGGGCTCTCAGTAGCGGCGGGTGAAGCGCGGCTCCGGGGGCCGGGGCGGTCGCTCCTGTCCTGCAAACACTCCCTGGATCCCGGTGCTGGGCAGCACTTGGCTCTGGTTCCCGAGCTGCGTGAAGCCTCCGCGCCTGCAAGCAAGAGCAAATCCCTCCCTGAGAAGAGCCCGGGAATGGGCAGAGGGCTCCGAGCAAAGAGGTGGCTTTGGGTGAGTTTGCTACTTGCCAATCCATAGTTAAGGAGAA includes the following:
- the LOC115618309 gene encoding cocaine- and amphetamine-regulated transcript protein-like, which encodes MGSAWLYMLCLVGPGLILLGTVEPVLGLGPAESLPGQHQEETELVEALQEVLGKLGSRELPALEKRLSWVPSCEPGEPCAVRKGARIGKLCSCPRGTACNLFILKCS